The Caldicellulosiruptor acetigenus DNA window GAAAGGAACGAGCGTGACAGTTACAATTTTGCGCAATGGCAGTTCAAAGCCTATCGACCTTAAGATTGTCAGGGATGAAATAAAGATAAAGACTGTATCTTCTTCCATTTTGGAAAACAATATAGGTTATATCAAAATCACCAACTTTGATGAAAATACCCCACAGGACTTTTACAATAGCTATGATAAACTCAAAAGCTCTGGCTGCCGTGGACTTATTATTGACCTGAGGTTTAACCCTGGAGGACTTTTAGAATCTGTTGTTGATGTTGCAAGTAATTTTCTCAAGAAAGGTCAGCTTATAGTGTATCTTAAAGATAGATACAATCACAAAGAGTATTTCAAATCATACAAAAATGGGGACACAGTAACACCGCTTGTTGTTCTTACAAACAAATATTCAGCGTCAGCATCAGAAATATTAGCCGGGTGTTTAAAAGACCAAAAGAGGGCAAAAATTGTTGGTGAGAAGACTTTTGGCAAGGGTGTTGTTCAGCAGGTATTTGACCTTGGAGATGGTTCTGCAATAAAAATAACGAAAAGCCAGTATCTTTTGCCAAGTGGAGCGTATATTCACAAAAAGGGTATAGAGCCTGACGTTAAAATAGCTCAGCCAAAAGAGTATCAGGACAAAATGAATGTTCCAATGAATAAAGACTTACAGCTGAAAAAAGCTATTGAGATTTTAAAGGGTGAGATTTCAAAGAGTAAGTTTTGAAATTTGAGGTGCATATGATGTTAAAGTTTTTCTGGCAGATTTTTGAACTGACAGGACTTAGTATATTTCGGCTTCTTTTTAGCTGGAACTTCTGGGTGGTAGTAATCTTGATTTCTTTTTTGTACAGAAGAGAACAGGAATTTGAACAGGCTGTGCTCGGGCATAACCGAGTCAGCCTTCTTTATAAGGTTGTGGAGTCTTCTATCGCAGGGCTTGTAGGAGGTTATATAGTAAGTTTAATCACTTTGTTTTTTGGAATAGTAGTGGATGTGGATAGTTTTATGTATCTTTGGTATATTGCTTTAATCCTTGCACTTATAAACCCAAGATATCTTTGTTTTTCATATGCGGCGGGAATTATTTCGGTGATATCTCTTATCTTCAAAAGACCAGCTGTTGATATCTCCGGGATACTGGTAATTGTAGCAATACTTCATTTTGTTGAAAGTCTTCTAATTTTCTTGGACGGTTTTCGTGGCGCAATACCTGTTGTGATTGAGAGAAGAAAAAAAGAAGGCATTTTTTCCACCTCAGGTGCTTACCTTATGCAAAGGTTCTGGGCTATACCGATGGTAATAATTGCATACAACTATCAGACAACAGTGCAGATTGTCAAAATTGAGTTGTTTGAGCCTTCATGGTGGCCTCTTTTTAAGCCACAGAATCTTTTGCCAAATGCCATGCTTCTTATGACTCCTATTGTTGCTGCACTTGGATACGGGGATTTAGCGGTGGAAGATGAACCAGCTGCGATAAGCAAAAAAAGTGCCGGAATATTGAGCATTTTCAGCATTGTTTTGTTTATTTTAAGCGCACTTTCATACAAGGTCTATGCTTTCAAGTGGGTGGCAGCTCTGTTTGCCCCCATTGCTCATGAAAGTATTATACTCTATCAGCAAAAGAAACAAAAAGAAGGAGATTCAATATTTGAAGCAGAGGAAAATAAAATAAAGGTGTTGTATGTCGAAGAAAATAGCGTAGCAGCCAAGATGGGAATAAAACCGGGAGATACTATTGTCTCTATAAATGGTATTCAAGTACAGAAAGAAGAAGATATTGAGAGGATATTTACTGACGCTCAGATTTACCTGTGGGTAAAAGCTGTGGATAAAAAAGGAAAGATAAAAGAGCTATATTATCAGGACTATGAGAATGGAATAAAAAATCTTGGAATTGTTGTTGTTACCAAAAATGTAAGCGCTAATTATCAGCTTGAGTCTGATGGATACTTTATATTTATAAAAAATATTGCAAGAAGAGTAAAAAATTTTTTGTTCAACAAAAGTTGAAACCTGGCAAAATTAAAGGGCGAAGCTATTGAGTCTTTGCCCTTTAATTTTTTGTTTTTGCAAGAAAGTCCACCAGGATTGCCGCACCAAGTCCTTCGATAAATATGTAAACAGAATTTTGTAAAAATCCCTGAGCTAACATTTTCAGGTCTACTTTGTCTGATACATAGTGCAGTGACAGGATATAAAACTTTATTCCTATCAGTGCCATCACAATGGAAATAAGGCTTATTACAAGCAAGATTTTTTTTGAATAGGTAGAAATTTTTTGGAAAAATCCTTTCTTGCTCTTTTCCTTTTCCCTTTCCACTTCTCTGCACCTTCTTTGAAATCTTGTTTTGTAAAGTTATGATATCAAACTCCAAAGAGATATTCAAAGAAAATTTATGGATATCAATTTCTATTTATGTATAACCAAAACAATGGATGGCAAAAATACTTTTATAGAAGGAGGTGCGAAGGTGGAAAAGAAAAACTGGAAAGAAAAACTTTTAGATTTTTTTGACACTAAAGGTTTTTATATTATTGTGGCTGTATGTTTGCTGGTAATCGGATTTTCGGTTTATACCATTGCCACAACAGATTTTACAAAATACGAGGTAGAACAAAATCAAGAAAACAAGCAATCTTTAAATAACCAGGTTAAATTCCCCGAGATACCTCAGCCACAGGTTGATTCAAAAGAGGTGGCAAAACATGATAATTTGAAAAAAGAGAGTTCTAAGTCTATCACAAATTCTACTATCCGCTCTACACAGTCGGGAAATAATTCTAAAAATAGTAATAATAAAAATAAAAGCTCTACTGCCTTGTCTAAGAAACAAGATAACAAAAAGATGGATTCAAACATCCAGATTGGAACTGGTACCAGCCAGGATGATGTTGAGGTTATAAATCCTGTTGACTTCAAGCCAATTTTTCCTACCATTGGGAAGGTAATAAGAGAGTTTTCTGACCAGTCGCTTGTATATTCAAAAACTCTTGATGAGTGGACAGAACACCCTGGAATTGACATAGAAGCTCAGGATGGTAGCGATGTAAAAGCTTGTTTTGACGGTACAGTTATTGACTTGGGAGAAGACCCTCTTTATGGGAAATATGTTGTGATTGACCATGGAGATGGATATATCTCAAAGTACTACAATCTCAAAGACTTAAAGGATATTCAAATAGGAGACATTGTAAGGCAAGGAGAGAAAATAGGAGAGGTTGGAACAAGTTCTAACATAGAGTACATGGACCCACCGCATCTTCACTTTGAGATACTTTACAATGGAGAGAATCAAAACCCGCTGAAGTTTTTACCTCAAACAAATTAAATAAAAGCGAGGGGAATGAGCAGATTATCCTGCCATTCCCCTTATAAATTCTGCAATGTCGGGTGACGAGTTTGGCTTTCCCAGAAACGAGCAGGCAAGCTTCATATGCTCTAAACGTTGAGGGTTGTTTATTATCTGACTAAATACTATATCAAAGTTTTCGGTATTTTTTACATACGCAGCAGCTCCGTTGTTTATAAGATAAAAAGTATTTCTCTCTTCTTGTCCAGGAATGGGCGAGATTAATATCATGGGAAGTTTGCGTGACAGTGCTTCTGCGCATGTGAGTCCCCCGGGTTTTGTGATGAGAATATCACTTATTGCCATTAGCTTGTCTATGAAATCAATAAACCCATATACTACTATCTTTCTTCCAAAATCTCTTTTTTCCAAAGCATTTTTGAGGGCCTTGTTTTTCCCTGCCACCACGATTATCTGGTAGTTTTCATCACATATTGTGCACACCTTTTCAACAATCTCTTCTATGTTTCCAAGCCCCAAGCTCCCGCCCATGATAAGTATTGTTGGTCTATCTTCCAGATTCAAATTTTCAATAACCTCTTTTCTGTCATATGTTTGAGCAAACGAAGGGTTTATAGGAATTCCAAGTGGTACTACTTTGTTTTGTTGGGCACCTTTTTTGACCGCTTCATACACCAGGTTTTGATGATGAACAATGATGTAATCAGCAAATTCGTTTATCCAGTATGGATGAATGGTAAAATCAGTGACAATACTTATTATAGGTACATTTATGTTTCCTCTTTTTTTAAGCTGGGCCACCATGTCAACTGGTGATGGATGAGTACCAATTACTATGTCTGGTTTGAATTCCGAGATAATGTTATAGAGTTTATAAAATGCAAAATAGAACTTTTCATACAATGCCCTGCTCCATCTGGTTGGTGGTTCTTTGTCAGTAGAGTCATATACAAGACCGTAAATAAAAGGTACTGACTTGATTGCTTTTAGGTATGTTCCTACAGCAAGCTTGTCCAGTATGGGACTTATAATTTTTAGTGTATCTACAATTTCCACATGTGAGTCAGGGTATTTTTGTAAAATGGCAGTTTTCAATGCATTTGAAGCAGCAAAATGTCCTCCGCCTGCGTCAAGGCTTAATATCAATACTCTCATTTTTTGCTCCATACAAAAAGGTCTAAATTTATTTTATCACTGATTCTGAATAATAAAAACAAGCTTACAAAAAATAATTTTAGAAAAATTTATATTTGGGGGTTTGCAGCATGAGTAAACTCTTAAAAAGATATTCACTTTTTATCCTGCTTCTTTTGATGAGCTTTATTCTCAGCATATATTCTGCAAAGCTTATATATGATATAAAAAGAGCAAGCTACGAAAGTATTGAGAAAAAACTTGAAAAAGCATTGGACAGTACTGACAAAGAGGTTTTAAACGAATCTGTTGAAACGCAAGGGTCAACAAGCTACCAGAACAAAGACTTGTATCTTCTGGCCAGAGTTATAAATGGGGAGGCAAGAGGGGAACCTTATATAGGCCAGGTTGCAATCGGGGCTGTAGTCATAAATAGAACAAAACACCCCGGATTTCCGAAGACAATCAGCGGTGTCATCTATCAGCCAGGTGCTTTTACTTGTGTGTCCGACGGGCAGATTAATGCAAAACTTGAACCAACAGCTTTAAAAGCAGCAAGAGACGCGCTAAATGGATGGGACCCGACAAACGGATGTATATACTACTACAATCCTGCAAAGACAACAAACAAATGGATTTGGAGCAGGAAGGTTATGCTTGTCATTGGCAAGCACAGATTTGCAAAATAAACTTTAAAAAAGCTAAAGAGGTGAGGTTGACTTGAGCATTTTAGGCGGATACAAAGAACTTAGGGAAAGGCTAAAAAGTGTAAGGCTTTGGAGTGTGATGGCGGTCACACTTGGCATTTTGGTTATTGTAGCGCTTTGGGGAGTAAACCAATATAGAGGAAAAGCAAACTACCACAACTATCTTACCAATATGTGGCACAGAGCATTTTTCGACATGGTAGGTTATGTTCAAAACATCCAGGCACTGCTGTCTAAAGCAGAAGTATCAGGAGATGACAGACAAAGAGCGGTATTATATACCGAGGTGTGGCGAAACGCTTTTGCAGCGCAGGAGAACCTTTCCCAGCTTCCTATTGAGAATAATGTTGCACTTGAAAGAACAGCAAAGTATCTTACTCAAGTTGGAGACCTTAGTTTTTCACTTTCAAAACAGCTCATGAGCGGCAAAAAAGAGACATTGCTTCAGCGACAACAGCTCAAAAAACTTCGAGCATATGCAGACAAGCTCAGTAGCAACTTGAATGAGCTTGCAATTGAGATAAGCCAAGGAAGGCTGAGATGGGGCGAGGTCAGAGTAGTTGGAACATCAAGGTTTAGAAGGATAGCTCAGAATGTCACAAGTAGCAGGATGCTGGCAGTTGAGGCAGGGTTTAAAGACTATCCAACTTTGATATATGACGGACCTTTTTCTGACCACATTAGTCGCCAGACCCCAAAAGGACTTCCAGAAAAACTTATAAGCAAAGAACAGGCAAAAAAGATTGCACTTGACTTTTTAAATCTTAAAAGAGCTGACATAGTCAATTATTTAGGACTTTCAGGAGATAGAATAAAGGTTTATACTTTTGAGATAATCCCTGACAGAAGAATTCGCGACAGAACAATCACAATAGCTATTTCTAAAAAAGGTGGCAAAGTAATTTGGATGATTGACAACAGGGCTTCCTCTTCCCCAAAAATAGGTGTTGCGAAAGCAAAGGAAAACGCTAAAAAGTTTTTACTTGAAAAAGGTTTTGCTAACATGATTGACACCTTTTATCTAAAACAGGACAACACTGCCCTGATAAATTATATTCTTCTGCAAAATGGTGTTAAGATATATCCCGATATGGTGAAAGTAAGAGTTGCTCTTGACACAGGGCAAATAGTAGGGTTTGATGCAACAGCATATTATATGTCTCACACTTCAAGAAAGATTCCTAAACCTGCAATATCTGAAAGACAGGCAAGAAATTTTATTAGCAAAAATTTTGATGTGCAAAGCGTTTCACTTGCTATAATTCCACTTGATTCTGGAAAAGAAGTTTTCACATATGAATTTTTGGGCAAATACGATGGCAAGTACTTTGCTGATTATATTAATGCTATCACTGGAAAGGAAGAAAATATCTTGGAGATAATTAAAGACCCTAATGGCATTTTATCAATGTAAGCAAATGGATAATAAATTGAATAGTTTTTGAACAAACTAAGATATGCGGTGAAAAAGCCGCAAGGGGGGGCGATTGGCTTGGCAAGGCAAAAGATTATGTCAGAGGAGCTCAAAATGGAGATAGCAAAAGAACTTGGAGTGTACGACACAGTGTCAAAGTACGGTTGGGGAGAGGTAAAATCGCGCGACTGTGGTAACATCGTCAGAAAAGCTATCGAGATGGCAGAAAGAGCCTTGAAAGAAAAGCAATAACCCCCCTGTCAATAAAAAGAGGGGGCTGCAAGAACATAATCTTGCAGTTCCCTTTTAACATACATTTTTGGTTAAACCACCTCAAAAGTGAAAACAATAATTTGTAGGAAGAAGTTTCAAAAGAAAGGTGGGAAAAGAGAATGTTTAAAATCCAAACAGACCTTGCCCTTGAGACGAGGGAACTTGTCCAAAAAGGGCTTGGAAGGGAGATAGAAGGTGTTGAGGTTGAAGAGAGAAAAGAATTTGATGATAAAATTAAAATCACTAAGGTCAAGATTAACTCTATAAAAGGTGAAGCAATCTTACAAAAGCCTATGGGCAATTATATTACAATCGAAGCTGATGGATTGCGCGATGAAGATTTTGAGGTCCAGGAACAGGTTTCAAAGATACTGGCAAACGAGCTTGAAAGCTTAATAAATGTGTCACAAAAATCTACTGTGCTTGTTGTTGGACTTGGCAACTGGAATGTCACGCCCGACTCTTTAGGGCCAAAAGTTGTGTCAAAGGTATTGATAACACGACATTTGTTTGAGTTTGTGCCAGAAAAGGTCAAAGACAGGCGAATACGCTCTGTTTGCGCAATATCGCCAGGCGTTCTGGGCATAACTGGAATCGAGACCAGCGAGATAATAAGCGGTATAGTTCACAGAATACATCCTGATTTGATAATTGCAATTGACGCACTTGCTTCAAGAAGGCTTGAGAGGATATCAACTGCTATCCAGATAGCAGATACAGGTATAGTCCCTGGCTCAGGTATTGGAAATGAACGAAAAGGTATCACAAAAGATACAGTTGGTGTGCCTGTTGTGGCAATTGGTGTTCCTATGGTTGTTGACGCAGCAATTATTGCAAATGATGCCATAGACCTTCTGCTTGAAAGACTTAAAAATGAAACAGACAGGTCATCGCCGCTTTATATGCTTTTGGAGAGTATTCCTGATGAGGACAGGTTTAATCTTATCAAAGAGGTAATATTCCCTTACTATGGTAATCTCTTTGTGACACCAAAAGACATAGACAGGATTGTTGAAAACATTTCGACTGTGATAGCTGATGGAATAAATAAGGCAATTCATCCGGAGGTAAAAGAGAATGATGAGTACAGATATGTGAATTGAGGGAGTTGTAATAAAAGGGGGGATTGAAGAATAAAAATTTTAAAAGAAAGTTCTTGAATAACATCAAGTGTTTTAAAAAGGAGTTTTGAATAATTTAAAATGGTTAAGGTTGTTGATTTTAAAAAGATTGTATTGGTAGCTACTATACTTTTTGTGCTTGGCATTGGCTTTGTAGTTGAAAGATTAGTCTTTTTAAATCAAGCAGCAACAGCTCTGCTTTTCAGGTATTCAAAAGAGATTATTTCGTTTAATATACCCATTTTTTCTGACCATTTTGCAAACGAGGCTTTTAAAATTGAGAACATAGTAAGGTTTTCTTATCCGATGTTTACGGCAACAAACTTTCAAGAGGTTGAAAATGCACCTGTATATGAAGATGATGCCATTTTAATAGATTATAACCAGCAGACCCAAGAAGAGAAGAAAAATGGTCAAGCTGAAAGCCAGGATGAGAACATCGAATTTCAGAAATACTTTGAAAATAGTACTCAAAAAAAGGGAATTTACAACATAGAGATTGTGAATCAGACAGATTATAAGATTGATGTTGATACCCTTTTGAAGGCAAACTTCAAAATTTTCAATGGGAAAAAACCGTCCATTTTAATTTACCATACCCACACAACAGAAAGCTACAATACTTTTTCCCAAAACCTTGTATACACTCCTGGCACAACAGACAGAACACTTGACTTTAACTACAATGTTGTGAGAGTAGGGGAAGAGCTGAAAAGAATCTTGGGAAAACAGTATGGTTATAAGGTTTATCACAGTAAAGATGTAAATGATTATCCGGAATACAAGGGTTCTTATTCAAGGTCATTGAAAGTGATAGAAAGATATAAAAGTGAACATCCTGATATAAAGGTCTTTATAGATTTGCACAGGGATGCTATTGGAAGTGGTTCAAAAAAGGTGAAGGTTTCAACAGTTGCGTTTGGATATGAGGTTGCAAAGGTTATGCTTGTTGTGGGGACAGACAAGCTTGGGCTTTATCATCCGTTTTGGCGACAGAACCTTCTGTTTGCTGTACATCTACAAAAAAATCTCAGCAAAATATGCCCTCAGATTACAAGACCTATAAACCTTTCTGCTGCACGATACAATCAACATGTATCACCATATGCCATAATCATTGAAGTTGGTAGCAATGGAAATACCATGGAAGAAGCCTTGAGGAGTTGTCAGATTGTTGCAAAGGCACTGGATGATACCATCATGGGAAGGTGAGTTTTGGTTTGAGAAGAAGCAGATACAGAAGATATTGTGAATATAAAAATTTTATTACAAGGATAAGAAGAGGGCTGATTTTGGTAGTTGTTATTTTTTTGATTATGCTCTTTATAGTTGAAATGAACAAGCAAAAAATGTTGCCACACGACGAGTACATTCTCAAAATACTTTTCAGCTATGACAGTATAAATTTGAAATTTGCAGGTGGAAGATTTTCAATCAAAGTTAGCAAAAGCTTGCCCAACCGCTTTTTTAAAAAGACAAACTATCTCATTTTTAAATCAAAGGGGTATCTATTTTCTTTGGTAGGGAATAATTAAAAAAAGATTAACATATTATTTTACTATAAAACTTGCAAAAGAGAAGATAACAATGAAGACAAGGATAAAACTTTTAATTGTATCTATTTCTGTTTTGTATATTCTTAGTATGTTTTTTGGCATAAGATTTTTCTTGGGAATGAACACAAATCAGAAAAGCCAGCTTTCGAACTTTGTCTTACTTTCAATAAATATAGCAAAACAAGGAAACACGGCTTATTGGAAAAATGTTTTGATTTCCTCATCAGGAGTAATACTGTTTTGCCTTTGCATATGGGGGCTTTCCAGCCTTCACAGATACATGCAGCTTTTGAACATAGGAATTGTAATGTTTAAAGGATTTTCTTTTGGGCTTACTACTGCTGTCTTTTTTTACGTGTATAAGATAAAAGGGCTTGCATTCTTTTTGTCTTATATGCTATTAAAAGAATTGATTGTTTTCATATTTTTGATTATACTTATTCTGTATTCATTTATAATGTTATTCTTTAAAGACAGAATGGTAAAAATAGATAAAAGGTCAACTGCTGTTATGAGAGTAATTATAATATTTTTAGCGTGCGGGATACTGGTGATTGACAACATGGTGGCAAAACTTGCCTGCAGGTTAATATGAGATTGCTATAAGATGGCAGGAACTTATAGATAGAAGGGGATTTGAAGATAGATGAGTATCATAGAAGCTTTTGGTAATCACCTTCAGAGACAGAATAGATTTTCACAAAATACCATAAGCTCATATTTGCGGGATGCTAAAAAATACATAGAATTTTTAGATAACATAAAGATAAAACTTGAAAATACTTCTCAGGCAACCTTGATAGCATACATTATCAGTATGCAAAAAAGTGGCAAATCAAACAGCACTATTGCACGAGCAATTGTTTCGCTCAAAGTCTTCTATGACTTTTTAAAAACCCAGAACATTGTTGATATTGGAAAAATAGAGATTGAACCACCCAAACTTGAGAAAAGTCCACCTCAGATACTTACCAGAGATGAGGTGGAAAAGCTTCTTTCCTGTCCAAAGGAAGATGATATTAAAGGAATCAGAGATAAAGCAATGCTTGAACTTTTATATGCAACAGGTATTAGGGTAAGCGAGCTTATCAACCTCAATCTTGACGATATCAATCTTGAACACGGATATATCATCTGCAAAAACAAGAAAAGAGACAGGGTTATTCCAATTGGTTCATATGCCATTTCGGCAGTGGAGAGGTATTTGCGTCATTCGCGGCCTTACCTTGCTAAAAACAAGGATGAAGAAGCTCTGTTTCTGAACTTCAATGGTGAGAGAATGACAAGACAGGGATTTTGGAAGATAGTAAAGTTCTACGCGCAAAGCGCGGGGATAGATAAAGAAATAACACCGCATGTGCTCAGGCACTCTTTTGCCACTCATCTAATTGAAAATGGGGCAGATGTGAGAGCTGTTCAGCAAATGTTGGGGCATGCTGATATTTCTACAACACAGAGATATCTTCAAGTTGCAAATGTTAAACTAAAAGAGGTTTATCAGAAAACTCATCCACGTGCATAATAAGATAATTTTTTTTGAAAATAGAGGGGCAAGGCAATGCCTTGCTTTTTGTATTTTACAAACTTTTTCAGAAAATAGGAGATGAGCTAAGTTGCAGAAAATAAGACTTTACGTTGCTATTTTGCTGGGGATACTTGTAAAGTTTACTTTAAAGCTTTTCGGGAAGGACGCAACAAGTGCTCCGGGGAAGATTGCTATCAAGATTTGTCCTTCTATCATAAAAGAAATTGACAAAAGAAGCAAACTGAAGATACTTATCTCAGGCACAAATGGTAAGACAACCACAAACAACATAATAAACTGGCTAATTGCGGGTGATAAGGTTGTACTTTCTAATCTGAAAGGGTCGAATATGGCAAACGGGATTGTAAGTGCTTTTATAAATAATCTAAGGTCAAGCTATGATATTGTGTGTTTTGAAGTTGACGAAGGCTCACTGCCAGTTGTAACAAGATATTTAAAACCAGACATATTTGTCACAACCAATGTGTTCAGGGACCAGCTTGACAGATACGGTGAGCTTGACAGGGTAAAAGAGCTGATTTTGAGCCATATTGGACAAGCTTTAGCCATAATAAATGCAGACGACCCAAACTTGGCAAGTTTTAGTGGCGAAAAGAAGGTATTTTACAGCGTTGATGAAAACCTACTTAGTCGAAAAACCAATGTTACCTTGGACTCACGTTTTTGTCCCCTGTGCAATGCCAAGCTTGAATATTTGTTTTATAATGTTGGGCATCTTGGGAAATATGAATGCTTGATGTGTGGTTATAAAAATCCTGAGAGCAGGTTTGTCATTACAAACATAAGAGAGGATTCGGCAGGGTTTGTTTTTGACTTTGTTGACAGGGAAAGAGATATACATATTGAGAACATTAAATGGAAAATGGGTGGTGTTTATAATCTGTACAATGTCTGTGCAGCAATCTCGGTAGCAATGTTGATTGGTGTTGAAGAGAAAAGAATAAAGGAAAGAATTGAAACATTTGAAAATAAACTTGGAAGATTAGAGAAGAAAGAAGTTGATAGCAAAAAAGTAATAATATCACTTGTAAAAAATCCCATAGGTATGAGCGAGACACTAAGCGTAATTAGCAATGACCCTGACCCTAAGGCAATTGTGTTTATCCTCAACGACAACGCTGCAGATGGCAAGGATATCTCATGGATTTGGGATGCTGATTTTGATATCTTGTGCAGAATAGAAAACATCAAAGCTTTGTACTTTGGTGGCAAGAGAAAAGAAGATATGGCTTTGAGAGTAAAATACAGTGAATATATGCTTGCTAATTTTGAATTTATTGACTACAAAGAAGAATTAGACAAGGTTTTTGAGCAAAATGATATTCAGAAGGTCTATATTCTTCCAACATATACAGCTCTTTTTGAAGTGAAGAAAATAGTGGACAGCCTTTCAAAAAGGATGGGATGAAAAAGTGGAGATAAACATTGTGAACATGTTCCCCGAGGTTTTGAACCTGTACGGGGATAGGGGAAACATTATATGCCTTCAGAA harbors:
- a CDS encoding S41 family peptidase, with translation MKKRLQTFAIVLITAIVTYVVTTYVYFGSPMYANKLATNPKVSKVIWLLKKYYYEPKDINDQKIVDGAIDGIAASVDDPYTEYFTKKEFDEFMIQSKGTYFGIGVIIEPGENYIEVVTPFEGSPAYKAGIKPGDKIIRVNGINLTAKDIDKAVSLMRGPKGTSVTVTILRNGSSKPIDLKIVRDEIKIKTVSSSILENNIGYIKITNFDENTPQDFYNSYDKLKSSGCRGLIIDLRFNPGGLLESVVDVASNFLKKGQLIVYLKDRYNHKEYFKSYKNGDTVTPLVVLTNKYSASASEILAGCLKDQKRAKIVGEKTFGKGVVQQVFDLGDGSAIKITKSQYLLPSGAYIHKKGIEPDVKIAQPKEYQDKMNVPMNKDLQLKKAIEILKGEISKSKF
- a CDS encoding PDZ domain-containing protein, which codes for MLKFFWQIFELTGLSIFRLLFSWNFWVVVILISFLYRREQEFEQAVLGHNRVSLLYKVVESSIAGLVGGYIVSLITLFFGIVVDVDSFMYLWYIALILALINPRYLCFSYAAGIISVISLIFKRPAVDISGILVIVAILHFVESLLIFLDGFRGAIPVVIERRKKEGIFSTSGAYLMQRFWAIPMVIIAYNYQTTVQIVKIELFEPSWWPLFKPQNLLPNAMLLMTPIVAALGYGDLAVEDEPAAISKKSAGILSIFSIVLFILSALSYKVYAFKWVAALFAPIAHESIILYQQKKQKEGDSIFEAEENKIKVLYVEENSVAAKMGIKPGDTIVSINGIQVQKEEDIERIFTDAQIYLWVKAVDKKGKIKELYYQDYENGIKNLGIVVVTKNVSANYQLESDGYFIFIKNIARRVKNFLFNKS
- a CDS encoding M23 family metallopeptidase, whose translation is MEKKNWKEKLLDFFDTKGFYIIVAVCLLVIGFSVYTIATTDFTKYEVEQNQENKQSLNNQVKFPEIPQPQVDSKEVAKHDNLKKESSKSITNSTIRSTQSGNNSKNSNNKNKSSTALSKKQDNKKMDSNIQIGTGTSQDDVEVINPVDFKPIFPTIGKVIREFSDQSLVYSKTLDEWTEHPGIDIEAQDGSDVKACFDGTVIDLGEDPLYGKYVVIDHGDGYISKYYNLKDLKDIQIGDIVRQGEKIGEVGTSSNIEYMDPPHLHFEILYNGENQNPLKFLPQTN
- a CDS encoding MGDG synthase family glycosyltransferase, with the protein product MRVLILSLDAGGGHFAASNALKTAILQKYPDSHVEIVDTLKIISPILDKLAVGTYLKAIKSVPFIYGLVYDSTDKEPPTRWSRALYEKFYFAFYKLYNIISEFKPDIVIGTHPSPVDMVAQLKKRGNINVPIISIVTDFTIHPYWINEFADYIIVHHQNLVYEAVKKGAQQNKVVPLGIPINPSFAQTYDRKEVIENLNLEDRPTILIMGGSLGLGNIEEIVEKVCTICDENYQIIVVAGKNKALKNALEKRDFGRKIVVYGFIDFIDKLMAISDILITKPGGLTCAEALSRKLPMILISPIPGQEERNTFYLINNGAAAYVKNTENFDIVFSQIINNPQRLEHMKLACSFLGKPNSSPDIAEFIRGMAG
- a CDS encoding cell wall hydrolase encodes the protein MSKLLKRYSLFILLLLMSFILSIYSAKLIYDIKRASYESIEKKLEKALDSTDKEVLNESVETQGSTSYQNKDLYLLARVINGEARGEPYIGQVAIGAVVINRTKHPGFPKTISGVIYQPGAFTCVSDGQINAKLEPTALKAARDALNGWDPTNGCIYYYNPAKTTNKWIWSRKVMLVIGKHRFAK
- the ypeB gene encoding germination protein YpeB; translated protein: MSILGGYKELRERLKSVRLWSVMAVTLGILVIVALWGVNQYRGKANYHNYLTNMWHRAFFDMVGYVQNIQALLSKAEVSGDDRQRAVLYTEVWRNAFAAQENLSQLPIENNVALERTAKYLTQVGDLSFSLSKQLMSGKKETLLQRQQLKKLRAYADKLSSNLNELAIEISQGRLRWGEVRVVGTSRFRRIAQNVTSSRMLAVEAGFKDYPTLIYDGPFSDHISRQTPKGLPEKLISKEQAKKIALDFLNLKRADIVNYLGLSGDRIKVYTFEIIPDRRIRDRTITIAISKKGGKVIWMIDNRASSSPKIGVAKAKENAKKFLLEKGFANMIDTFYLKQDNTALINYILLQNGVKIYPDMVKVRVALDTGQIVGFDATAYYMSHTSRKIPKPAISERQARNFISKNFDVQSVSLAIIPLDSGKEVFTYEFLGKYDGKYFADYINAITGKEENILEIIKDPNGILSM
- a CDS encoding small, acid-soluble spore protein, alpha/beta type — protein: MARQKIMSEELKMEIAKELGVYDTVSKYGWGEVKSRDCGNIVRKAIEMAERALKEKQ
- the gpr gene encoding GPR endopeptidase, with the protein product MFKIQTDLALETRELVQKGLGREIEGVEVEERKEFDDKIKITKVKINSIKGEAILQKPMGNYITIEADGLRDEDFEVQEQVSKILANELESLINVSQKSTVLVVGLGNWNVTPDSLGPKVVSKVLITRHLFEFVPEKVKDRRIRSVCAISPGVLGITGIETSEIISGIVHRIHPDLIIAIDALASRRLERISTAIQIADTGIVPGSGIGNERKGITKDTVGVPVVAIGVPMVVDAAIIANDAIDLLLERLKNETDRSSPLYMLLESIPDEDRFNLIKEVIFPYYGNLFVTPKDIDRIVENISTVIADGINKAIHPEVKENDEYRYVN
- the spoIIP gene encoding stage II sporulation protein P produces the protein MVKVVDFKKIVLVATILFVLGIGFVVERLVFLNQAATALLFRYSKEIISFNIPIFSDHFANEAFKIENIVRFSYPMFTATNFQEVENAPVYEDDAILIDYNQQTQEEKKNGQAESQDENIEFQKYFENSTQKKGIYNIEIVNQTDYKIDVDTLLKANFKIFNGKKPSILIYHTHTTESYNTFSQNLVYTPGTTDRTLDFNYNVVRVGEELKRILGKQYGYKVYHSKDVNDYPEYKGSYSRSLKVIERYKSEHPDIKVFIDLHRDAIGSGSKKVKVSTVAFGYEVAKVMLVVGTDKLGLYHPFWRQNLLFAVHLQKNLSKICPQITRPINLSAARYNQHVSPYAIIIEVGSNGNTMEEALRSCQIVAKALDDTIMGR